From a single Nothobranchius furzeri strain GRZ-AD chromosome 7, NfurGRZ-RIMD1, whole genome shotgun sequence genomic region:
- the rsu1 gene encoding ras suppressor protein 1 codes for MSKSLKKIVEESRDKNLPELEMCDRSISNMLDVPGLFTLSNITQLVLSHNKITAVPPNISELKNLEVLNMFNNQIEELPTQISSLQKLKHLNLGMNRLSGLPRGFGSLPALEVLDLTYNNLNQSSLPGNFFYLTTLRALYLSDNDFEELPADIGKLTKLQILSLRDNDLVSLPKELGELTQLKELHIQGNRLTVLPPELGNLDLTGPKQVFKAENNPWVTPIADQFQLGISHVFEYVRSETYKYLYGRHMQANPEPPKKNNDKSKKISRKPLAAKNK; via the exons ATGTCCAAGTCTTTAAAGAAGATCGTTGAGGAAAGTCGAGACAAAAACCTCCCTGAGCTGGAGATGTGCGACAGGAGTATCTCCAACATGCTGGACGTCCCCGGActct TCACGCTGTCAAACATCACTCAGCTGGTTCTGAGCCACAACAAGATCACAG CTGTGCCTCCAAACATCTCAGAGCTGAAGAACCTGGAAGTTCTAAACATGTTCAACAACCAGATTGAAGAACTTCCTACTCAGAtcagcagcctgcagaagctCAAACATCTCAACCTTGg GATGAACCGTCTGAGTGGCCTTCCCAGAGGGTTCGGTTCTTTACCTGCTCTGGAGGTGCTGGACCTGACCTACAACAACCTGAACCAGAGCTCCCTACCAGGAAACTTCTTCTACCTGA CCACTCTTCGAGCTCTTTATTTGAGCGACAACGACTTTGAAGAACTTCCTGCTGACATCGGGAAACTCACCAAGCTGCAGATT tTGAGTCTTAGAGATAATGATCTCGTCTCACTGCCTAAGGAGTTGGGGGAATTGACTCAACTGAAAGAGCTTCACATCCAAGGAAACAGGCTGACCGTTTTGCCTCCTGAGcttg GTAATCTGGATCTAACTGGTCCTAAACAGGTGTTCAAAGCTGAGAATAATCCATGGGTCACTCCCATTGCAGACCAGTTCCAACTGGGCATCTCCCATGTTTTTGAATATGTTCGTTCAGAAACCTATAAGTA TCTTTATGGCAGACATATGCAGGCTAATCCAGAGCCTCCAAAGAAGAACAACGATAAGAGCAAGAAGATCAGCCGCAAGCCGCTGGCTGCAAAAAACAAATGA